The Brassica napus cultivar Da-Ae chromosome C7, Da-Ae, whole genome shotgun sequence genomic interval tcttcttcttttctaagTCTCTATGAGTGAAAAGAGTTCATATTTTATAGTTGGCTCTTTGTGGTTTTGTTCTTCCTTAGTTGGTATGATGTTTAGTTTGGAAGtgttaaaaacagaaaaatggtTCTTGAAATAATGTGATGATAGTAATTCTTGTtcttttttagaattttcaatttatgattgttcattaatattcttgttttttttcataaactaaaaagatcaaaacaacttatatatttgcaAGTCTGCCTACTAATAAATGGTTCCGGAGATTGTTTAATTTTGGACTAGCATCTTGACAGTCTTTCGAGACCAAATAAAAAAGTGATGGTCTGTTAATTACTCAACCATATTGAAATTCATATTAGCTAGTTTAGTTTCATCTCAATTTTGAACATTTAAGGTAACAGTAATAGCAACTAAACAAAAATAGGTAATATTTTGCATTTTGTTTTATGCACTTAAACGATACTAAAGCATTTTGCGAAAGTAATTCGAGAGAGAGAGGTAAAATAGTATAAAACGTATTCACAGGTCGGGATACAACTAAAATCCACTtctggtatttttttttaactgtctTCTCGTTCCAAACTAATCGTTAACCTGAAAAAGttaacaaaacatataaaaggTTTTAGTAACGAGATTATAGCTTTTCTACACGTATTCATGGTTTGGCAACGGCAACTTTACGTACCTGATGAATTCCTTCTCCATCGGTTTATTCTGAAGTATTGGCTAACCGGAGTTTCTGGAACCGGTATGCATTTTCCGATCACCGCCAAAGGCCAACTGGTTAatacaaaaacacaaaacaGAAAGTATATGGTGAGCTTATGAACATGATTAACAATCTTAGACAAAGTTAACAATACAAACCTGATAGAACCTATCCCAATACAGATGAGCCACATCTCCCAGTCAAGCTTAATCGTTGAGGCAAATGTTCCAAGGAACTCCACGATGACTACctattaaaaacatttaacaaCGAGCAATAAACCGTTTATGTATGTTCCCAGATGTAATTTACTTTGCaggaaaaggagagagagatgatcAGTACCTGGAGCACAATGGTGATACAGATGATGCCCACAAAGAGGTGATTACGAAGAACTCCTTGGAAAATGTTGAATTCATCTGGCTTTCGTGCGTTGAACTCGTTGAAGATCTAACCAAAATTAGAATTAAGTTCGTTTTCTGATGTGTCCAAGCTTTTTTCTAAAAACAGAGGAGTGAGTGTCTATCTTTTACCTGGCAGATGACAAAGGCATTGAAGATGACTGTGTTCTTCACTCTCTCGGCGTTGGGCTTATGATCCAGATGAAGGATACTTATTCCACGGAAATTGAGGACTAACAAGACTGTCACTTGGTACATCGCCTAATCATATGCAACAACAATTGGAGCAGCAGATAAAAGGGGTGagggaaagaagaagaagataacttACTTGTACAAACAAGTTTCTCCACATGATATTGGTGATGAGAGGTTCCCTGAAAACAAGAGATAGATATGTAAATGGGAAGAGAAAGTGAGATTACTCAGACTTTATACATGCTCGAGCTCAAGTCGTACCTTCTGCCAACAGGATCTCGATCCATCAAGTGATCGGTTGGTGGTTCGGTGGCCAAAGCAAGAGCCCCAAGAGTATCCATTATAAGATTGACCCAGAGGAGCTACAATGATAGGGGAGACCAGTCTTTACTAACAGTGAATGCTTTTGTGCAGATgagaaagaaataaatttaatatatcgAACCTGTACTGCAGTTAGAGGAACATCACCCGAGGAAATGGCTGCCACATTGATGACTAGAGCTGCGACATTAACCGTGAGCTGAAACTGGATGAACTTTTGGATATTGGCATACACAGACCGACCCCAGCGGACAACCTAGAGGAATCACATCATTACTAAAAATATCCAATTCAAGATAAATATAAAGATCATAAAACCCCCAAAGGATACTAACCTTCACAACGGATTCGAAGTTGTCATCCAAGATAATGATGTCCGACTTTTCCTTTGCAACTTCCGTGCCTTGGATACCCATAGAGAGACCTATATCTGCCTGAaattcagaggaaaaaagaaaatgttttctAATATTAATAGTGTTCATTCAAGGTTACACATACGAGGTTGAGTAAATATATTGATTGAACCTCATGCAGTGCAGGAGCATCATTGGTTCCATCACCAGTCACAGCCACGACGTGTCCCTTTCTCTTCAGAGATTGCACAAGAAGAAGTTTGTCGTTCGGTGATGATCTACCCATTACCTTCAAGTTTAGAAACAATGTCAACAGGTACCATTAAATAATTGCCTTTGATCACAACTTAAATCGTGAGGCTCTTACAGATATCTCTTCACAAATCCCATCTCTTTCTGCTTCTGAATAGGATCGGAATACTTTTCCTTCAATCAGAGTAGGCTCGCTGGCATCTGAGTCTGAAGCCAATATACCGCACTCCAGTGCAATAGCTTTGGCAGTTTGAATATTATCACCAGTCACCATTCGAACCTGAAGCCAGCAGTGGAAATTAGAAGATTGTACACGCCCATGAAAAACAGAGCAGtctacaaaataaacaaaatatgaatgGAAACTCTCCGGGAAAGAAGCATATGGGATATCAACGGACCTTGACTCCTGCTTTTTGACAAAGTAGAACTGAATTTTTGACACCTGGGCGACATGGATCCTACAATGTAGAAGAACTTGCAATAAGTAATGCTTACCTAAATACCAACCAATATGGTTTACAAAATCACATCAGGGAGCAAGGTACAGCTTACCTTGATACCAACAATAGCCAACAGCACAAGTTCATCCTCAGGTAATACCCATCTAGAAAGTTGATCTTCATCAGTTGGAATCTTATCCGCTTCAAAATTTCTGAAGGCAATTGCAACACAACGGAGACTCCTTGCAGCCATATCATTGATAGCATTTTTTAACTCGGCCATCTAAAACAAGAAAACTTGATTCAGAGAAAAAAACAAGTACTTTATATCAAAGCTCGCATTGCCATATCTGGCACTAATCTGGGATACAAAAGCTTAATCgcgtaaaagaaaaacaaataaaaagtggTTTTAACTTGGACTTGCAGTAAGCGAACGGTCTTGAATCAAGACACCAAATCTTTACAACAAATTATATCATGATAAAGAGACTCAGTGATCAACCTTATCTCCACTCATATCTACAGGACTCTCATTCTCATCCATATAGTGTGTGCAGGAACCCAAGACAATTTCGGCAGCGCCTTTCCAGTGAACATGGACAGTTGAATCTGGctgaaattgaattaaaaaGCTTATTAAGATGCTGATTAACAAGGGGAAAACATCCACAAAcgagaaatttaaattaaaaaaaaaaagagcaaaggATGCTAAGAATAAGGAAACACAGTACTGATTTCACTGCTACGCCTCCACGTTTCTGCTCTGAGTTGAAAGGGAAAAAATGTACAGCAGAAGACTCAGACCTAAGAGCATCGAAATTCATGCCTAACTGCAGTGCTCAAAAAAAATTCGAAGGATTAGTTCTCCACTCAGCTATATAAACTGGAACCAGGGAAATGTAGCTGGAAAATAAACCTTTATCGCCCAATTGAGAATAGCTCTTTCTGTTGGCGATCCAGAAACCTGAACCTCACCACTCTGTTATCAGCAAGTACAGATACATTATTACATTAAATCAACCGAGGTAGAAACCAAATGGAAAATCAGCTAAGTTCCCAAGGAATTTAGCTTACTTCAGATCGGAACACACTGCCAGTTGTGTTATGAGCAATTCCCTCAACAAGTATGGATGTAAAAGGAGGTGGCAATTTCGAGCTGCTGTCAGGAGGATCCATCTTTTGGAACCCAGTATAACACTCAACAACGGTCATCTGAGAAAATAGAAAGTATTAGAGGTTTCGCTTGTTGGGCACACATTTCAAATACCCACATCTAGGAAAACGCGTACTAAAACTGTAACTTTAAAGGCTGAGACTTTATATTGCTAATTGTTAGTGTGttagcaaataaaaaagaaggaaaagcaGTAAGATTCACCTCATTTAAGGTCAAAGTTCCCGTCTTATCACTGCAAATTGTTGTTGCAGAGCCCATGGTCTCACAGGCGGAGAGCCTACGCACCTGAAATTAAACTTCGTATAAGCTGCCAATATCATTCACTATatgaatttgtattaattttagTGCAAACTTATCGAGTCCCAAAATAGAAGATACATACCAAAGCTTTATCTGCCATCATTTTTCTCATGGAATAGGCAAGACTGCCAGTAAGAAGTACAAAAGATATCAGTCACGAAAGACAAACTCGTTCCAGTGAATTTTACAGCAGATTCATCAATTTCTATtaatttgaacatgtaataaaGAGGCCAAAGCAATTgctatcattaaaatatttatatagaagaTAGTAGACTTACGTCAAGGTAACAGCCAAAGGAAGCCCTTCAGGAACTGCCACTACAACGATTGTTACCTACAATACTCAAAAGGTTGAACTGACGATGGTATTAGCCATACTGATTTCTTCTGAGAAACACTTACTGCAACGGTGATGATTTTAACAAGATCATCTAGCACGTGATCAAATTTGGTATGTCCTCCAACGAACTGTGGGGCTCCATTTGCACCCTTCGTGTGACCAGTAAAATAGCTGCAGAGAACAAAGATTAGTTGAATGACAAGTGAGATTTACTCCATGTGGTACTTAGTTGtcagaaaaaaatgtaaacgAACCGGACGACAAGGACAAATAATACAACGCCAGCAACTGTTAGCCCCACAATTCCGATAAATGTTGCAACACCATTCAAGCGTACCTGAAGGAAGCAAAGTAGGTACGAATTCTGAGCaacgaattttttttaaaaaaatgaacagaTAAAAGGTTGATGATACTCACCTGCaatggtgtttctccaccattgtcTTCTGAGACACTAGCCATTAGTAAACCCCATTCAGTGTTGACCCCTACCCCAGTAACCTGAGTTACAAAGATAAATTTTAGACTAAAATAAGCAATTCAGGAAGAAACTACCCTTTTCAGAAGTTTTGAACGCACTCGAGTCAAATTTTCTctcataaaaacatgttttgctGCAGAGAATCTCCAACCAAGGATACTTAGTTAAAAATCTCTCCAATTTTTCTTTACAAAGACTACAGTTACTCTGCCACAGAAAGTAAAGTTGATGTTCGTCAAGTCTTACCAACATTGTGCCATGGCCATCTGCAACTTTGCAACCAGACATTAGGAATGGATTCTTAGTAGAGTTTTTGTGAACCTGCGAAAAACAGTTTGCTCAGACACATGAAATGCAAAGATGGCACCGTTGCAAAATGCAAAGGCAGAGCGTAACACATACAATTTTGCTTTCCCCAGTCATGCTGGACTCATCAACCGCAAGGGAATGACCAGCAACTAAAACTCCATCAGCAGGTACCTAAGGAAATTATTTTCAGATTAAACATAACTTATGTCTATACTGAACTTCGAAAAAGAACACTACTGCATTGATAAATGTGTGAACTTACCTGATCACCAATATTGAGAGGTATGATATCGCCTACTACAATGTCATAAATTGAAATTTCAACTCTTCTCCCATCGCGGGTAACCTAAGCATGTCCACGATGCACTTTcaaaaattaaaccaacaaaaatgatattatccTTTAGCTGTATGATCATCCAAGCTCTCACCTCTAGACGTATATTTCTCTTCTCCTCATTTAAGTTCTGGAATTGAAGAGATTGGCGATAATCACTGGTAGCTGCCAAGGGAAAAGGTATTGAAATTAGTGTAATACATGCAGCAATCACATATATGAGTGAAATTAGGTTCAGCAAAGAATATCAAATACCTGTAACCACAATGACAAGAAGAACGGCAAAAGCAATGCTGATGCCATCGTACCATCCCTTTTCAATACCCTAAGAAGGCCGCAAAAGAGATACCGAAAGCTCAGGAAAAATTTAAGAAACTATAGATAATGGAGATAAAACAACTTTCTACTCTCATAGAGCAAAGGATGAGTATAAAAGCATAGGAATGGATAGTCAATAGCTTCAGCGTTTGGAAGAcagaaaaaattgttttttaattcCTGGAAAgtcttgttttataatattttgtcaaCTATTATAAAACTATGTCACTTAGAAAATGACCCAATGTTTCAAGGCATGCGCTGAGAAATATACAATGTACCAGTTCCTAAACTGAATACCTCGGTCTTTATTCCCAATGCCAAAGAAGCAGCTGCTGCGACAATCAGTATGATCAAAGTAAGATCTTGAGAAGCTTCCCATACAAACCTCTGTTGTACatgattaaacaaaaaaaacgaagGAATTAGATATTAATTAACTGGAATAGCCCCACAGATTGAAGCGGATAAATATTAGCCTAGTGGAAGCTgctaaaaaaaagcaaaaatatttaaagtattaATACCCAGAAACTCCTCCCTTTCTTCTGGGGGTATGTGTTTGATCCAAAAGCAGATTTCCTTTTCGATATGTCATCATCATCCCCATGTATACCTTTCTCCAAGTTTGTTTTCAACAGGCCAGATAACCCTTTGACCTAATGAAGTAAAACAGAGAATAAACATACATGAATAAGTTTTATGGCTgagaaataaagtaaaaaaaatgagTAAAGCAAAGACACACCCCTCCAAGTTCTTGCAGAGCTCCTATATTTTGATCCCTTGATATCGATACAATTTGCTCCTGTCCAATACCAAAATCACCACCGCCAGGAGAGGGAGGTGAACTTGTAATTCCTATAAAGAAATAAACATCAGCCAACtacataaaacaaaagaaattaaaatggCAATCACTTAATCCCTCTGACACTTCAAGAGAACATATACATACTTCACACAACAGAATGAAGAAAAGTATTAGAAAATTACCATTCACACGGCTAGCAGCTGCTTTAAAAAGGTGTGCAGCCTAAGGAAACAAACAGCATTGATAAGACACCTCGTAAGAGTTTACATACAAGTAAAATTAACTAGCAAAAGCTTATGTATACTCTTATAGCTTGGGCATGCGCTCTCATCTTCCTCAGCATCCGTTTCTTATCTTCTTCCCTTTTCAAGTCCAGAGTGTAACGAAACCGACGAGACGCATTGAGCACAAGCGCCGCTTGCTACAAAATCCGAGAATGTTAggataaaaaaacaaatggaCTATCATATTCATCCAAAACACTTACCCTCCAACGGCGCAGACGCTCAACAGGAGCATTCTTAGTACTGGTAATGTCGAAGGGACTCTCTTCATACTCAGTGAAGCTGCTCGTTCCAGCCTCCACATCCTTATCTTCTCCTCGCGGAGAGTTATTGAACTGTCCTTGTCCACCACTCATGGCTACGTCGCAGGAGAGATAACAACCTCGTTGATTAACCAATACGCAACAAACAGATTCAAAATTAGAAACAGTTCTTAGCCTTGTGCGTTCTCCTCTTCAAACAGTGAGatctataaatccaaaaattcaGAAATGCGATTCGGAGATTTACAGAATAAGAAATATCGTTCTGAACAACTCTACTCACCAGCAGCACCAATACGATAACAAACTTTCCGAAACGGAGAAGAACAGTCCACAAATCACAGAAAGGAGGATTTTCCCGGAAATTCGAAATTCAAATCGAGGAGGAGAATCTGATTCAGTGAAACGAGGAACAGTCCAACAAACGTGCAGAATAACATCGTGAATCGCGCCAGAGAGAATCGAATAAACAAACGCACGAAAAGGTCAAGGAAAGAGAAAAACATCAAATCTCGggagaaaaaaagtaaaatagtaTAAGTTTTCTATGCTGCTTACCTGAATTTATCGGCGGAAGCGAAAgtggagaggagaggagtttcGCAGCAGCTTCCCTTTTGCTCTTTGATTCTCTGGTAAACTGATTTTTCCAGTCACTTtctcgagaaaaaaaaaatgacgagGGAGAAACTTCCCGGAAGTAGCGTTGGACTGGTCACTCGCTCCACTCGGGTCCTCGTgatactatttaaaattttaaaaacaattaaagttATATTCCTTTATTTCCATTTATTAGGTAGTTTATGGTCCATGCTTCCTTTCTATTCAGACTTAAATTCTTAACTAACTTCAAATGCAAAGAACAGTTTCGTTCACAACTCTAATCAATTaaactaatgtttaaaattaagttaccaaaaaaaaaaaaaaaaaaaatttctatgatAGCCATAATTGAAATTTTGTCACAAGAAATAGTTTTAGATAATTAAAATGAccgaaataaattttattaaaagataaaaatacatttatactccatggttaattaatctagatttatgatttagagttaaTGGGTGGCTTTTGAATatgagtttcaaattttttaaaaaaaaaatatgaaagttttcaaaataaaaatggatttttttgattttttttattggagATTATTTTTAtgcccaaatttttttaaaaaaaaactatttgagagaattgtcctATTAAAAATGAGTATTAACATTAGTattatactctctccgtttcatattaagtgtcgtggTAGAGAAAaattttcgttacaaaataagtgtcattttagcatttcgatgtaaaatttattaattttattctgcagtttgtttttctattggttgaaatatgagTAGTGTACGATGTTTTTATATGGAAAACATGCAAAATTAAATGAtttcttaatctgtgtgcaAAAGTTTCaaacgacacttataatgaaacagcGGGATCGTAATGAAACAGCTGAGTATAAAGTAAGTGATTACAAATTCAAAAATGAGTATTAACAAGGCTGTTCAAATGTAATTAATTTCCTTAGAAAGTATTGCTAAGACACCAAATCGCATTAAACACGCTGCATCTATATAGTGGATTATGTTTGAAAAGGCTTGTTGTATACTACTGGTTTTGGTGTACTGCCTTTGACAAACAAAAGTTGTTCTACTAGATAACAACTttatgaatagaaaaaagcaTGATAATAACACTTTTAGTGCCGGTTTGGATGGGGATAAACAGTATGACCGTTGCGGGTCTAATTTCGTgttcttttgttttcaaaaaaaaaatttcgtgttcttttatttttaataattaaatgtcagatttaaaatatatatttgtatgcaAAGAAAAATAATACAAGGGtccaaaatgttttatataaacgtatttttagcataaattttatcaaaaagttacttataatattttgaaacacTATTTAtcataaactttaaataaaaattaaatttaggggttaaaaaaatgttttaagacTCACTATAATTATTGAATCGGCCCTGAGCATTTTATATGTTAGACTTGTGGTGTGAGTCGTTTAATATAAACTTACCGAAAGAAAAATACTCCCacttgtgaaaatatattttcaaaaactaaTAAAGATGGAATGTTATGTGGAATAACCGTAATTAGATAAGCTATTTTTACCAGATATTTTCCGAGTTTTTAAGCTAAAGTTTTGAGCTATGCAGATTCGTTTTCCATCTTCACTGGAGAACATTTATCATGTCACAAATTTTATATCTTTATAAAATTTGGCCTCTGATTTTCGATGTTCTATGGTCTTATGGTTCATCATGTTTTCCTCGGCTGCAACAACTACTCAGTGAAGAGGCTGGTCAGTAAAGTTTACACTTTgaaaattaatacaaaaatcAGTATGTTGGTTGGTAATATCCCAATCTTTGGCGGGTTCTTTCTATGctcttttgagtttttttatgTCATCTACTggtgttttttttagtttatttaacttttttttaaaagctgGTTATTTGAACATTTCATTCTTATAGTTTAAAACTAAAcagtgttaaaaaatatatatatatatatctttattattaattaacatttttatttatttattaacatgACTCATGGAGATAACTATACAGAGTTTACTTTGTAGAAGAATCTAATATTTCCATTTTCAGTGTAAAAATATTCTGTAAGGTATGATCGACACCAaattcatatttattatttatatgtagCTGAAAATCTATGGATTAGAATTGATGTTTAACTAAATTGTCAagagaaataaacaaaatgaaTATTCACGTTGAAAAATACGTTTGCGGAAAGCCATGATCAAGTTAATTAAGACCGTCATTACCTCCTCGTGACGTACTAATGTTCTAAATTCTGCCTACATCATGTTGAGTCACgagatacatttattatattaatggAGACAGTATTATGTTATGGTTTGAGAACGAAATCTCCTTTTTATTTGCTGCCAATGGTTTATCTTTTAAAGTATTTGATTTTGAGTGGGGGGGGGATAAAAAAATCAGTCCAAAATTTCACACTCGTAGTGTATAATTTCACGTGGAGCAGCATTGAAAGACATTagggctgttcgtttggttgccgcaggtaccggcggcagcggcagcgtcaacatTTTGCGTCAATTCTTGTTCGTTTCGTTGACGCAGGAAGCTGCGTCTGACGCCGCGTCCTGCGGCTGACGCCGATAAAACCTGCGGTCGTGATATAATATGCGGCAGCGTCAGCGTCtgcgaaacgaacaacaactgtcTTCATTGACGCTGCCGCCGCCGCTTACGCTGAAACCTGCGGCAATCAAACGAACAGGGCTATTGTCCAGGTGAGTTTTCTAAAAAATGATTATTCATTATACGATATCATTACATTCGTTCATTATTAAGTGTAGTTATAGATTCACCTTACTTCTTACACCAAACAAGGAATGTTTATGATTTCTATGAGAGAACATATTCTTAACAGAAATAAAATAGTGTTGAAACTTTGAAGGTCAAAAGTCAGATTCCGTCGGCACCGTCGGGGCAATCAGACGCCATGCATGCTTAGGTTCAAATTCAATGAAGCGGCGAGGACTGTGATTCGAGAAGCCGTCATTTTTCtcttacaattttatttttatattttaccttTCGGCGAAATAAGATTACGATGATAAATGTCTCAAAAATTTcctttaataaaaacatatatatatgtataaatctGGACTTTagaatattgtaaatttgtaatataaataaTCAACGATCATACTGAAAACGATAAACGTGGAACTTATATTTAGCTATGTAGaaagtaaaaaagaagaagatctagTTAGCAATATGTAGaaagatataaatttttttgctaatttttcAGATCTCATGTGTAATCGTAAGTTCGATAGAGAATCATAAAAACTGAATATTGTGACACCGAGGCACTGAATGCATGCACGTAACGAACGTTGGACAACTTATCAAATCATAAGAATCGATCGTTCCATgttaactatatatatgtaatgaaATTTTCGATACATCATCTGTTTTATACATAACAATATCGTTTTTTGCTCATGATTCTTACAATTACCCATAAAAGAAATGGTATATATCGTAATACTTATATGAATTTACAAATAATTTGACATTCGAATTCGATAATTTCCAGTATGTTCAAATTCAATCGATGTGCATATATGTTATAGAGTATAGAAATTGGTTTTAGTGATAGTTAATTAACTACTCACTAATTACAGTCAAACTCAAACATAGTAAAACTTCTGGAAAACCTAACATACAGTGTTAGAGCAGGTGAGTCAGTAGACTTGCATATTCGAGTTATTTTGCTCcaaaagtataatttaaattatattttcttggcGTCTTGCGTTTTATAAGTATTCAAGATTCTCGGTTATGTTTTGATTACCTTCTTAACTGGTGTTATATGgtcgaaatattatttaattaaattataaaagagAGGAAAACTAGCTAGTCAAATAATGTCTCGCGATCATATTCAGATCAATAATGATGGAATTGGAATTAACTGGCATGTAGTACCATCTAGGCATGTGGAGGAAATTTCTCGGAAAGAACACTACATTTGCTCTTGAATGTGACTCCTTGCTCATATatgcttattatatattactcatAAGACTTACATAACTGTTCTTTTACGTCCTCTCATAAGTACTAATCATTGTAACACTATCGATTCGAAGAGTCTGAGTCTACCGTTTGAGTGATCCGTAAGTGAGGCTAGCTAATAGTCATTTTCATAAGTTGGTACACCAGTTTATGTCATATTATACCACTTGAGGGAATATATTCACCTTTCTGCTCTCATATATGTATCAATGATATCAATTgctaattaaatttaaacactATATTGCAAACAGAAAGATGTTGCGacttattttagattttttttttttttttttgagcaacttaTTTTAGGTTTCAATAAGAGAATATGAGAGCGGTGAGCTTTTTTCTTATAATGGGCCGGAGATATTTCATGGGAGCTGAGGTCCAGTGTCCAACCCCCAACAGAAATGTGTAATAGCATTTGGAAAAAGAAATATCAGGAGTCAGAAGATGGATACTTATTGAGCAAGAATGATCCATAAGCCTAGAGGCCCAATAGTCTTGGTACGAGTCTATTCCTTAGAATCCTCTGAAAAAATAGGTGCATGGAAGAAGATTCCGACAGATGAACACAcaaaaagaagacaaaagattgtacaaaaggaaagaaacatTCTGACAACTTCATAGTCACGAGATTATTAACAAGGAGAAAATAAGAAACTCCGAGACTGGAAACGGAGCAGCATCATAGCGGCGAGCACGGACGTACGTCTCGTCGAATCAGTCTGGTGAATCGCCGTTGTTAAATATTGCAATGCAAATTCCAAACTACTtcgttttggttttgtttaatCTATGAACGCTTATCTATTTTCTCTAGTTTAGTCTAGCTGAATTTGCTTTTggaaagagaaaaacaaaaacaaaaactcactAAACAATAAAACCTAGTTTCATTTTATTGATTATCAATTTAGCATCCAACCGTGGTAAATCATTTGGACCATACTAGTCGTAACACTATGAATTCTCCGTCCATAAAGTGGGTCGTGTGATCAGTGATTGTGATTTTGTCATGTGGCGAAAGTACAACACTTGATAATTTCGAAACATTTTTTCTTTACTCAAAATAACATCGAAACATTTATCAACGGGCCACATCAAGTAAGAAAAATAACAGAGCAAGAGGGAGAGACTGTTTAAGCTTGGCTTTTCGGGCACAGAAAAGACATGAGAGTATCAAGTGACAATGACTTTAGGTTTGAATCAAAACCTTATCTCCTCCCCAACACATCTATATATCAAAATTTCATAACTTCCATCGATGTGAGACAATAGAACAATGAAGAAAAACACTAGTCAAATAGTATAAAACTGAAttcatacatacatatataatatatgaaatagAATAATGAAAACTGAAAACCTCAGTGTGAGAAATTCTATTATTCTTATATTAACTATGtcacataatatattttatgcGTGTAAATTCGATATGTGATAAGATATGGCACTGTACGCATATCCCGAATCTGAAGAAAGAGATAGGAGAAGACTGAAGGAGAGTTTTTGGGCTTATCCACCAGCAAGAAGATGATAAGTGACATCCCAACACTTGTCCACCTGTTCTTGCTCTGTCCCTTTTATCATGTTCATTCGattccataaaattataattatttttgttgaaaTCAATCAATTTGTACGACTTGTTCCGATATGATtctcttaataaaatataatatctatTTAGAGATCTTACCTAAAATCATTGAtgtgaaaataaaaatcttacCTAAATGTCCTGTTTACGCTAATCGGGCGGTCGGATTGGACCTAACG includes:
- the LOC106410454 gene encoding calcium-transporting ATPase 10, plasma membrane-type, which translates into the protein MSGGQGQFNNSPRGEDKDVEAGTSSFTEYEESPFDITSTKNAPVERLRRWRQAALVLNASRRFRYTLDLKREEDKKRMLRKMRAHAQAIRAAHLFKAAASRVNGITSSPPSPGGGDFGIGQEQIVSISRDQNIGALQELGGVKGLSGLLKTNLEKGIHGDDDDISKRKSAFGSNTYPQKKGRSFWRFVWEASQDLTLIILIVAAAASLALGIKTEGIEKGWYDGISIAFAVLLVIVVTATSDYRQSLQFQNLNEEKRNIRLEVTRDGRRVEISIYDIVVGDIIPLNIGDQVPADGVLVAGHSLAVDESSMTGESKIVHKNSTKNPFLMSGCKVADGHGTMLVTGVGVNTEWGLLMASVSEDNGGETPLQVRLNGVATFIGIVGLTVAGVVLFVLVVRYFTGHTKGANGAPQFVGGHTKFDHVLDDLVKIITVAVTIVVVAVPEGLPLAVTLTLAYSMRKMMADKALVRRLSACETMGSATTICSDKTGTLTLNEMTVVECYTGFQKMDPPDSSSKLPPPFTSILVEGIAHNTTGSVFRSESGEVQVSGSPTERAILNWAIKLGMNFDALRSESSAVHFFPFNSEQKRGGVAVKSPDSTVHVHWKGAAEIVLGSCTHYMDENESPVDMSGDKMAELKNAINDMAARSLRCVAIAFRNFEADKIPTDEDQLSRWVLPEDELVLLAIVGIKDPCRPGVKNSVLLCQKAGVKVRMVTGDNIQTAKAIALECGILASDSDASEPTLIEGKVFRSYSEAERDGICEEISVMGRSSPNDKLLLVQSLKRKGHVVAVTGDGTNDAPALHEADIGLSMGIQGTEVAKEKSDIIILDDNFESVVKVVRWGRSVYANIQKFIQFQLTVNVAALVINVAAISSGDVPLTAVQLLWVNLIMDTLGALALATEPPTDHLMDRDPVGRREPLITNIMWRNLFVQAMYQVTVLLVLNFRGISILHLDHKPNAERVKNTVIFNAFVICQIFNEFNARKPDEFNIFQGVLRNHLFVGIICITIVLQVVIVEFLGTFASTIKLDWEMWLICIGIGSISWPLAVIGKCIPVPETPVSQYFRINRWRRNSSG